ATCCTGTGGCTTTCCTTCAGTGCCTGATGCACCTGACGAAAACGGGATTCGGGTGATCGCATCATGCGCTGACCTGGTGCTACAGCATCCATGATTGCCTCGGCAATATGGCCAGACTTCAGCGTTTTACCTTTGATGTCATTGTCTTCCATGCCCAGGACGTAAGGCTCAATGATCACAATAGGTTCGTTTTCATTTTTAGCCCATTCGATAAGGTCACGCCGCAGCGTTGATTTCCCAGCGCCGCTTTCGCCAATGACAGCCGCAAATCCGCCATGTTTGGCAAATGTTCTCAGGCTCTCACGCACGTATCTTATGTCTGGTGTTAAGAAGACCTCATCAGCTGACCGAATCTCAGCAAATGGGTCTCGCATTAATCCAAAAACGCGCTTCGTTTCTGGCTTTAATGCATGGCGTCGTAGTAGCATGATTTCCTCCATATCATTTGGATGGTGTGGATTGGCACTTTCGTTCTGGTTTGGTATTGGGGCGAAAGTGCTAACAAATAACTCCTTAATTTGGTGCTCTTTGGCACCATATTTATTGGTCAGCGTGTTAACAATGGCTTGTTTTAAATCATGCTTATTGCGACGCTTTGGCCACATATCATGTGACATGATTTG
The genomic region above belongs to Methylophaga frappieri and contains:
- a CDS encoding ExeA family protein; protein product: MSLRQVLMQLGVSQSELAYSVSISQTAISQIMSHDMWPKRRNKHDLKQAIVNTLTNKYGAKEHQIKELFVSTFAPIPNQNESANPHHPNDMEEIMLLRRHALKPETKRVFGLMRDPFAEIRSADEVFLTPDIRYVRESLRTFAKHGGFAAVIGESGAGKSTLRRDLIEWAKNENEPIVIIEPYVLGMEDNDIKGKTLKSGHIAEAIMDAVAPGQRMMRSPESRFRQVHQALKESHRIGNRHVLVIEEAHGLSIPTLKHLKRFFELEDGFHKLLSIMLIGQPELGNKLDERNPSVREIVQRCEMVTLRPLDIHLEAYLEHRFKMAGSDLQKIMAPDAIEALRNKLTGRGAFSVLYPLAVNNVITAALNEAAEIGIPQLNADLIQGV